In Plasmodium cynomolgi strain B DNA, chromosome 6, whole genome shotgun sequence, the sequence AGTGAAGGAAATCATTAACTCCTAATGCCTTTAATAAAAGTACTGTACTGCCTAAATTTATTCTTTGTATTTCTGGGATACTCGTTTCTgccatttcgtttttatatGCGTCTTCTGTGTATAAGCGGTAGCATTTACCTGGACCTGTTCTACCTGCTCTTCCTGCTCTCTGCTTCGCATTCGCTTTCGAGATTGGTGCGACCACTAAAGAATCCATATCCCTCTTAGAGTCATATTTccttattttacaaaatccTGGATCGATTACGAAGAAAATTCCATCTATAGTTAAACTAGCTTCTGCTATGTTGGTTGCTAGGACGCACTTTCTACACCCCTGTGGGGCCGGGTCGAATATAACACTTTGCATCTCTGAGGGGAGGGATGAATAGATCGGCAATATGATCAACGGCGGGGGGGACATACTCTCCAGCTTCTTCATTCTCTCATGCAGGATTTCACACGCTGTGTTGATTTCGTCCTGGCCCGTTAGGAAGACGAGGATGTCCCCCGGGTGCTCGTTCAGGTGGATGTTGAGGACGGTGATCAGGCAGGCCTCCACGTAGTCGCTTTCGGGTTCCTTCGAGTGCAGAATCTGgcagggggggagcggtACACGAAGGGATGAGCGGCCACGTGAATGGGTAAGCGGTACACGAAGGGATGAGCGGCCACGTGAATGGGTAAGCGGCACACGCGGGGAGGAGCGGCCACGTGAATGGGTACGCGGCACACGTGGGGATAAGCAGCCACGCGCAGGGGGAATCGCCCCCACGCAGGGCTGGACGTTCGCGTGCCCCGTGGTGGTACCTCCACTGGAAAAATCTTCCCCGGGATGGTAAAAATGGGCGAGTTGAAGAAGTAGGTGGAAAATTTCTCTGCATCCAGCGTGGCGGACGTCACGATCAGCTTGAAGTCGGGCCTCCTCTTGACGACGtcctgcgggggggaagcgcaCGGGGAGGGGTGTACAGGCAGGAAACGGGGAGGGGAGTACAGGCAGGAAACGGGGAGGGGTGTAAAGGTCGTAAACAGGTAGGAATGTAAAACCAGTCAACGGGTATTATCGTACAAGCAGTCCACCGGCAGGAGTGTACACATACGAGTGCACCTACACACACGGCATGCGTGTTAAGCAAATCGGAGGGGCTCTGCGGAAAGAAGCCCCCCACTGACGTGTCGACTCCTTGGCGAGTTACATGTTCCCTcgtccattttgcaaataatttaaatgacCATTTTAAACATGCTGTGGGACGGGGTatattttctctcttttttgtaaGCCCTATACCTGTCAAcgcttttttaatttttacgaaGCGTTGTCATTGGCAGGCTCAGCACGCAGGAGAACGACGGGGGcgggaaaaacacaaaacaaagcaaaaaaaaacaaaaaaaagaaacaaaaaaaacaaaacgccGCTTACCTTCAAAAGGCAGAAGAGGATATCCGTTGAGATGGTCCGCTCATGGGCTTCATCAAGCTGTAGAAGGGGAACGGTTGGACATGGGGAGAATTTCTTTATTTGGAATTAATTCACGGGGTGTATTTTTACGCGGCATAGCCACAGTTGGCTCACAAATTTCGGTTcgcttttcctcctcctctggGCACTTACTATGATGAAGGAGTACTTGGAGAGCATCGTATCGCTGAGGGTCTCCCGCAGGAGCATACCATCGGTGAGGTACTTTATAATGGTGTCGTTCGAAGTGCAGTCGTCAAAACGGATGGAGTAACCAACCTCCTGACCCAAAATGCACCCAAACTCTTCACTCACTCGTTTGGCAATGGACATCGCAGCAACTCTTCTCGGCTGCGTACACCCAACGATGCCCTTATCCGTGTAGTTGGCTTCATGTAAGTATTGAGGAATTTGGGTTGTCTTCCCACTCCCCGTTTCTCCAATGACTATAAGGACATTATTTTTAGCAATTGCTTTCATTAAGTCCTTTTTCAAATGGTAAATTGGCAGCTTTGCTCTCTGCTCATTTACAGGCATCGGATTTTTAACCCCAATAGAGATGTTATTGTGTAGGtagttttttctccattcagggaggtcataatttttgccaatattttttaaagcctCTGCTATGGTTCTTTCTCCCAACTCAGGTTTAGGATCTTCCCATGGTCTACTAATGTCTTTTGGAATGCTATCATAAATGGcgttctgttcattttgtttttgttccttcctttctttgGCCAAAGCAGAGGTAGTAGTTATGGCCCTAGCTAGCGACCCTTCTGCATTAACAATAACTTGTATGGGTGACAATTTAGCCCCTGCTTTTGTTGTTTGTCCTTTCAAAAATGCTGGCTCCCTTTCATTCACTTCAATTtcaataatttcttcttcatcttcaattttttcatcatttcgtatatttttatattccctttttaattgATCATCATACATAATGCCACCTTTTATTAGCTGCTGAATTTCCCACTTGGAGTAAtcactttgcatttttataacaCTTTCGTATTTTATTGTATCCTTTGGATCTTCATTAAATACATCAGAGTTGTATTTCTTCAACTCTTTATAGTCTTCATGTAGGTCGTCAAATATGGATATCAtattttggtttttttcttttcctgtcTTATGTGAATTTCCTCCTTCATCTCTatcatcctcatcgtcaCTTACGATATTCTTTCCTGTCTTTTGATCCACTTCTGACATGTTtaggtttattttttctccaaatatTGCCTTCACTTTTACCTTCACTTTCATTCCTTTTTGGAATTTCTCATTCATGTTCACTACTCTCTTTCTATTTGGTAATATATCCGTACAGTGCACTAACCCTTCCTTATATCCTCCTGGCTCTGTTCGGAAGGAGACGAAAATTCCAAAATCCATAATTTTGCTCACCGTTCCATTGAAAATGTTATTCACTCGTAACGCGCGCGCGTCCGCCCCTTCGAGTCTCCTTCTTTTGCGCTCCCCCTCCAGGTGGAGGCTTCTATCACGATGGCGGCTTCTATCGCGGTGGCGGCCCCCTTCCCGGCTGTGGCTTCTATCACGATGGCGGCTTCTATCCCGGCTGTGGCTTCTATCACGACGGCGGCCCCCTTCCCGGCTGTGGCTTCTATCCCGGTGGCGGTCCCCATGTCGGTCCTTATTACGGATATGGCTTCCATCTTGGCTGTGGTCCCTATCCCGACGCTTCTGCCCATCCGGGTGGTGCTTCCCATCCCGGTGCTTCTGCCCATCCTGGTGGCGGCCTCTTTTTTCCAGGGGGCGCCCCCCGCCCGTGGCAGTGTCGCTACCCCCCTCCGCGCCGCTCCCCTCGGACAGCCTGGTCAACTGCTCGTCGTTCTTGATGGTCAAGCAGTGGaacttcttcatcttctcgtttttcttctctaTCATTTTAATCTCCATTCTTCTCTCCTTATCCACTCCATcctgttcttcctcctcgtcatcaTCTCTCctgttttccttccccccggATGACGACTTGCCCCCCAATTCCCCAACGGGGACCTTAATAATATCGTACAGGTACTTCAGCACAGACTGCTCAatttctcctccattttcAAACACATCTTTGCAAAACTCTTCTAGCGATTTGGCTTTTTTACACAAGTAGATTAAATATTCTGCTAAGTTGTCATCCTCTACCCCCAGGCTTTTGTAAAGCTCCGCGTTTACCTTCTGTATGAGATTAATTTTGCTCAGGCACTCCATGGTTGCTTGGGTTGTTCCCCAGTTGTGGAGTTACCAGCAGCAAGTTTGTGTTTTTCTCTGCCACTGTTTGTGTTCTTCTCCTTGGGGGTCACCTATGTGGGGTCACCTATATGGGGGCGTATGTTTGGCTTCTCCCCCACGTTTGGTGCTCCCCTACGCTTGGCTTCTCCCCCACGTTTGGTGCTCCCCTACGTTTGGTGCTCCCCCACGTTTGGTGCTCCCCCACGTTTGGTGCTCCCCTACGTTTGGCTTCTCCCCACCAGGGCGCCTTTTATTACCATCCCCTGGGACGAATAAACAAAATCGcgctgaaaaaaagaacctctTGGTGGTGCGCGCGCTTGAGGGTTCAACAATGGAGCCCCtgagaaaaacatttccttctttgtggcttccccaaaaaaaaaaaaatttcacaaaaatacGCGATTGTACAGTATATGCTCGCATGTGATGATATTACATACCCATATGAACAAACTGGCTTcccaaattttaaaataaaatcctcccccccaccaCGCACGGCGCTAACTCATATGGACAGTGCGCAAATGGTAAGGACTCGCCTTTTCCACTTTCGGcggaagcacaaaaaaaaaaaggccataaatttattaacgtATGATCACCCAGTTGGCATAATCGGTGCGCCCTCATGTAGAGAGCGTGTTCATCCCGCCCGTCCAGTTATGCCCCTTTTCCCAACCATTTGAacaaaacatttaaaaaaaaaaaaaaaagcggatgCTGTTCTGTGGGCACTccaagaaggaagaagcttTCAACACCTCTCTCCCGCTACCCAACAAACGGTTgattcttccccattttatttttacaattttttttttatcctttcctttttttacttagTCAAATTATTTggcacaaagggggaaaaaaaaaaataagcacacAGAGTGTGTGTCGCACGGCACAGTTACGTAGGATGGCATATAATATCTATGCATGTGTTTATGTTGATGCCCCCCAAGGTGGGAAGTCTGCGCGAATGTCGCTACCACGACAGGAAGGGTGAGGTGCGCATCTTGTGGTTCTCCCCTACTTAGGCGGTCTGTTAAGCGGCCTGCAAAGCGGTCTGTCAAGCAGCCTACCAACCGGTCTTCGGAACGGCCTGCCAACCGGCCCGCAGGAGGTGGTCAGAACTTATAGGGCTTCTTCACACTGAAGGGATTGTTTATATTATCGTAATCCATGCCGGAATACTGATGCGGGGAGAACATCCCTGAGGACATGTTGGGCATGTTTTGGCCTTGAAAGGTATTGAAGTTGGGGAGGTTCTGTTGGAAGGATGGAGAGCCTGAGTAGGAGTACTGTCTTGGCGTTTGTGGGAAAAAGTTGGGATTCAAATTATGCTGCATGGATGGAGTCATGCCTGGACCCATGCCTGGACCCATCCCAGGAGGAACCCCGGGGGGAATTCCAGCAGGGGACATTCCAGGTGGCATGGGCATACCCATACCAGGAGGCATATTTCTGAACCCAGGGAAGCCATTATGATTTACACCTCCATATTGATTTAAATTAGCTTTgttaaattgtaaaaagttTGGCACCGGGGGTCCTCCCATTACTCCGGTACCCATGGGGGCACCCATCTCGGACCCTTTCCCGAAAGGCATAAGATTTGCATAGCTGGCACTCCTGGACATCATCATATTGGCTTGGCCATCGAATAGAGGTTGGTACAAGTTCTTGGCATTCATGGCGTTCCTGTTTTGTAGAGCCATTTGATCTAAGTGGGACTTCTTTTGTGAGTTTTTATGGTACAGGTccaggagaaggaggaaaataaagCATAAGGCATACACTCCCGTAGTTATCATAAAGATATAAAAACAGTAGGAGCATTTGGGGAAAGGATACTGTTGAGCTTTAGTCACTAGGTTCCAAGAGAGGTCTGTCTCGTAATACCAGTAGGTCCCTATGCCTCCGTTAATTATAAAAGAGAGCATGAAGCAAGCCATCGAAATGAGAATACTCTTGGAAAAAAGGATGTTCCATCCAATGCATAGAATGATAAGAGTACAGGACAAAACAATACCACACAGGAGAATTAACGAGATGAATGAGACTCTCTCGTAGGCTTCTATACGTCTGATAATGGCATCTCGACAAGCTTCCTGACATGCTGATGTCCACAGGGATAGACTTCCAGCAGACTCACTATTCCGCCCGACTTGAATTCCTTCACTTCCTTTGCTTCGCATATTTTGTACCCTCTGAGTCCACGTCTCCACATGCTTGTCGTCATAAATTACTTTGTACAACCCGTAGTAAGTATAGTCCACGTACAACGAGTGCTCGCTCCCTCTAAACATGTATTTGTATTCGATGGGTTCTGCTTCTCTCCAGGTCGTCATTACCGTGGTTAGGATTTGCGGCACTGCACTGATGAAGCCGATGGCCATAATTATGTGCAGCACCCGAAGCGTGTTCTTTGATAGCGGCGGGGCCGCCTTTTTCGCCTTGCGCGCGCGCCCCATCGGTTTGCCAGAAAATCGGTGGAGATTCACTACAGATGCGCTACGGACACGCTACTGGCACGCTACAGACGCGCTGAATACGCTGCACTGTAACGCTGCAGAGGCGACGCCGAGTCTGTGTTGCACATGGCGCATGTGGAGCTCTCCAACCGAGGGCGGCTTCTCCTACGGCACGCGCGCCGCGTCTGGACAGGCACCCCCTATAAAGCGacgtgtacaaaaaaaaaataaaagttgcACAACACGTCAACTGTGTCAAATAGCAATTTTcgagagttaaaaaaaaaaaatcggaatGATCGCACAAGTACGGTGTGCACAAATTAGCGGTGCGACAATCTTTTGCGTAAGTCTACGAACGCGCTCGGCGCATTTTAAATTTCGGTTTTTGCACGGATGCACTTTTCGTTCCTCTCCGCGAAAGGGCAGACAGAGATAAATCTGCGCAAAAACGTGGGATGGCgaaaacgcgaaaaaaaaaaaaatgtgtataaaaaaaaaaaaacaccaaaaaGGATGGCaaagaagaacaaagaaaaaaaaaattacccctTTACAACTGTGAAGAGATAAAGCGCTTTTGTTAACactttccacattttttcatgAAGGGGGCAATTTTAAATGCATGTCGCAGCATATTTGATGTTGTCCTTCACGCAGTTGTTGCGTTCGCGGTTGTCTTTCACGTGGTTGTCTTTCTCGCGATTTTTACTCTCGCGACTGTCCTTTTTCAcggctgcctttttttcccccccgcgcagTTGGGCACATGTGTACCCAGGCGCTACTTCCCAACTGCGCATGcagtaaaaaggggaagcatttttcacttttttcacttttcacaTCTTTCACTTTTCACATCTTTcacttttcacttttttcacttttcattttcttttttttttacggaCACATGCACGTATAggtgtgtaaaaatatttctcatttGTGGTCAGCCCAACtgagttgttttttttttttaaaaggctTAAAGCGGTACGTTCTTTCTCCTGGGGgtcttctttccctttcaaCGCATGCGCATGTGAGAAGTTGCGGGcggcaaaaaaagaggaagcaaaaggtggaagcaaaaagaggaagcaaaaagaggaagcaaaaagaggaagcaaaaggaggaagcaaaatggTCACACAGATGAATATACAAATGGCGGTGCAAATTGGTGTCCTGGGCGAGCTCGCAGAAGACGCGGGAAGGGGAGCCGCTGAACCTGCTGGCCGCGGCGCGGAGTTCCAACACTCGCTCTCCGGAGGGAGACACACGAATGGGTACTCCGCATACGCCCACTCGGGGGGAGGCCAAATTTCCTCGGAGGGATTAGCACTTGCTGAGCcgttttgaacaaaaaaattgaaaaaatggaaagtgtGAAAAAGCTGGAAAAGCTGGAACCACTGCAACATCAGAAATGTGATGGGCAAAAATCCCCTCCCGGTCTCTGCCCTCGTGGTTGGCTCAGAAGTCCACGCCCCTCCGCCTGGCCAGTATGGACTGCACCCTCTCCCTGGCGCTCTTAAAAGCTGACTTGCTGCCAGAGTGGGCGCCACCATGGCCGCCGTTACCGCTGTTGCCGCCATGACCGCCGCTTCCGTTTCCGTTTCCGTTTCCATTGTTGCCGCTGGCGTTGTTGGCGCTCcactttttgttcttccgcTTCCGTATGTCGTCCTCAATTTCATAAGACAAGTCAAACTTAGCGTTGTTgtagtaataatttttgtacttcCTGTTTTGCTCACCCGTGTAGGCAAAGTCggggaaaattattttttctcttccctcCGCCATGATAAACGTCTCCTCCTTGATCACATCAAATGGTTTGTGGTTGTTCGCATTGCTGTGGTAACTCGACGCCCCGTTCTTTCCACCATGCTGGTAGTGAAAGTTGGGTGCACACACATAATCCTTCCCCTTGTTCCTCGCGTAGTATTCACTTGCTTCAATGCGAGTCGTTGGCGGAGCGGCACTATCAGAGGGCAACGCATGAGCCAAGTAGTTCCCCTCATGTTCTTTCTCCTTGTTGCTCAGTGGGGGGTTGTATGACGAGCTGCCAACATTATTAATGTGGTTGCTgtagttatttattttgtgcgTCTTATGTGTATTCATTCTTTTGGATCCATTTTTACAGTTCTGATATGACCCCTTCACCCCAACTCCCTTATGTTGGTTTG encodes:
- a CDS encoding RNA helicase (putative) codes for the protein MECLSKINLIQKVNAELYKSLGVEDDNLAEYLIYLCKKAKSLEEFCKDVFENGGEIEQSVLKYLYDIIKVPVGELGGKSSSGGKENRRDDDEEEEQDGVDKERRMEIKMIEKKNEKMKKFHCLTIKNDEQLTRLSEGSGAEGGSDTATGGGRPLEKRGRHQDGQKHRDGKHHPDGQKRRDRDHSQDGSHIRNKDRHGDRHRDRSHSREGGRRRDRSHSRDRSRHRDRSHSREGGRHRDRSRHRDRSLHLEGERKRRRLEGADARALRVNNIFNGTVSKIMDFGIFVSFRTEPGGYKEGLVHCTDILPNRKRVVNMNEKFQKGMKVKVKVKAIFGEKINLNMSEVDQKTGKNIVSDDEDDRDEGGNSHKTGKEKNQNMISIFDDLHEDYKELKKYNSDVFNEDPKDTIKYESVIKMQSDYSKWEIQQLIKGGIMYDDQLKREYKNIRNDEKIEDEEEIIEIEVNEREPAFLKGQTTKAGAKLSPIQVIVNAEGSLARAITTTSALAKERKEQKQNEQNAIYDSIPKDISRPWEDPKPELGERTIAEALKNIGKNYDLPEWRKNYLHNNISIGVKNPMPVNEQRAKLPIYHLKKDLMKAIAKNNVLIVIGETGSGKTTQIPQYLHEANYTDKGIVGCTQPRRVAAMSIAKRVSEEFGCILGQEVGYSIRFDDCTSNDTIIKYLTDGMLLRETLSDTMLSKYSFIILDEAHERTISTDILFCLLKDVVKRRPDFKLIVTSATLDAEKFSTYFFNSPIFTIPGKIFPVEILHSKEPESDYVEACLITVLNIHLNEHPGDILVFLTGQDEINTACEILHERMKKLESMSPPPLIILPIYSSLPSEMQSVIFDPAPQGCRKCVLATNIAEASLTIDGIFFVIDPGFCKIRKYDSKRDMDSLVVAPISKANAKQRAGRAGRTGPGKCYRLYTEDAYKNEMAETSIPEIQRINLGSTVLLLKALGVNDFLHFDFMDSPSVDTLIHSLENLYYLGALDDNGYLTKLGKKMSNFPMEPNLSKILLTSINFNCADDVVTIVSMLSVQNIFYRPQNKALLADKKKNKFLMPQGDLITYLNIYNKWRENNYSNYWCHENFIHSRALKRSQDVRKQILSIFERYNYEVEKNRSRNDSAKYVSICKSICSGYFSHVCKRDAQQGYTTLLTNQQVFIHPSSTLFNKNPLFVVYHELVLTNKEYIRDCTIIQPQWLIQLAPNLFIPADEKKISKIKLREKIEPLHNYYEEPNAWRLSRRKG
- a CDS encoding hypothetical protein (putative), encoding MGRARKAKKAAPPLSKNTLRVLHIIMAIGFISAVPQILTTVMTTWREAEPIEYKYMFRGSEHSLYVDYTYYGLYKVIYDDKHVETWTQRVQNMRSKGSEGIQVGRNSESAGSLSLWTSACQEACRDAIIRRIEAYERVSFISLILLCGIVLSCTLIILCIGWNILFSKSILISMACFMLSFIINGGIGTYWYYETDLSWNLVTKAQQYPFPKCSYCFYIFMITTGVYALCFIFLLLLDLYHKNSQKKSHLDQMALQNRNAMNAKNLYQPLFDGQANMMILPTLGGININTCIDIICHPT